Proteins encoded within one genomic window of Synechococcus sp. PCC 7335:
- a CDS encoding YdcF family protein: MLLVLLTQILVFAAIALVVRYVFTKASSQKYLVWFVGVLLFTLLATSFTLSDNGTIEGLWELFSFPLTPLGASLILIGISLGKGGSMRPQAGALALAILLFSSTPLSAGLLVNRSEQSTRAADILGTRNLATAVAIVVFGDRNDINRAISPTSDMAASYAPAYTALAPRITYAADLYAEARRRGAAPMVMVTAGSVAEDTNQRAIIREMLADNGIASRDILIRSTGLDVRGTAEAVEGFLESQRLIARREQRLEPDAIRDVPWVVLVAPAIIMSRAELTFEQIGLRTIPRPTSFSTLSVDTDGPSDQIANMLLNLIPSVDTLRLTSEYWDERLTYLYYFARGWLPNLNFSWDSNAEP, translated from the coding sequence ATGCTGCTGGTACTGCTTACTCAAATACTGGTATTCGCTGCAATTGCGCTAGTAGTTCGGTATGTTTTCACGAAAGCTAGTTCCCAAAAGTATCTAGTCTGGTTCGTCGGAGTACTACTTTTTACCCTACTAGCTACCTCTTTTACTCTTTCTGATAACGGCACTATTGAAGGTCTCTGGGAGCTATTTTCATTCCCACTGACCCCTCTAGGAGCCTCACTTATCCTAATTGGCATTTCTCTGGGTAAAGGGGGTAGCATGAGACCTCAAGCAGGCGCGCTTGCACTTGCTATTTTGCTCTTTTCAAGCACTCCCCTATCTGCTGGGTTACTGGTTAACCGATCCGAACAATCAACTCGTGCGGCAGACATTCTGGGTACCAGGAATCTTGCAACGGCTGTTGCGATTGTGGTTTTCGGCGACAGAAATGATATAAACAGAGCCATATCTCCAACATCAGATATGGCAGCGTCTTATGCACCTGCCTATACAGCGCTAGCACCTCGCATTACCTACGCGGCAGACCTCTATGCTGAAGCCAGGCGACGTGGCGCAGCGCCCATGGTGATGGTAACAGCGGGCTCTGTTGCAGAAGACACCAATCAAAGGGCAATTATTCGTGAGATGCTGGCAGACAATGGCATAGCTAGCCGGGATATTCTAATCAGAAGTACTGGCCTAGACGTCAGGGGCACCGCTGAAGCTGTCGAAGGTTTTCTAGAGAGTCAGCGATTAATTGCCCGAAGAGAGCAACGACTAGAGCCAGATGCAATCAGAGATGTTCCTTGGGTAGTTCTGGTCGCACCAGCGATAATCATGTCACGAGCAGAGCTAACCTTTGAGCAGATAGGACTACGAACTATTCCTAGACCTACTAGCTTTAGCACCTTATCTGTTGATACTGATGGCCCAAGCGATCAAATAGCAAATATGCTGCTTAATCTGATTCCCAGCGTCGATACGCTTCGGCTTACCTCAGAGTACTGGGATGAACGACTTACCTATCTATACTATTTCGCTAGAGGCTGGCTACCCAACTTAAACTTTAGCTGGGATTCGAACGCTGAGCCGTAG
- a CDS encoding DUF1517 domain-containing protein, with product MIDNIKSWARVFLSRSLKTFFKSFLVIGLVAVLVFSQADGAFAARSGGRIGGGSFRAPSRSYSTPSRTRGPSSYSGGYRGGYGGGYYPGGGFGFPFLLPFVGFGGMGGLFGIFITIAIANFIIRSFREAGVGGDSAETYSSNPTVSVARLQVGLLAEARSLQTDLTRLAETADTSTSAGLTKILQETTLSLLRHPEYWVYADIDSDQTRLLSAEQAFNQLAIAERSKFTRESLSNVNAQISQAKSKAALNSSGELATAEDPGEYIVATILVASQGKLNLPKNTTSTDDVRQAINRIGSISSEQLMAVEVLWTPQVPGETLSADELIAEYPNLQLV from the coding sequence ATGATTGACAACATCAAATCCTGGGCTCGCGTTTTTCTATCGCGTTCGCTCAAGACCTTCTTCAAGTCCTTTCTCGTTATCGGGCTCGTTGCCGTTCTCGTCTTCTCTCAGGCAGATGGAGCCTTCGCTGCTCGCTCCGGCGGACGCATTGGCGGTGGTAGCTTTCGTGCGCCCAGCCGCTCTTATTCCACACCTAGCCGTACGCGCGGACCCTCTAGCTACAGCGGTGGTTATCGAGGGGGTTACGGTGGTGGCTATTACCCGGGTGGTGGCTTTGGTTTTCCCTTCCTGCTGCCGTTTGTTGGCTTTGGGGGGATGGGGGGTCTGTTTGGCATTTTTATCACGATTGCGATCGCCAACTTTATCATCCGTAGCTTTCGCGAAGCAGGCGTAGGCGGAGATAGCGCTGAGACCTACAGCAGCAACCCTACCGTTTCAGTCGCTCGCCTACAAGTTGGCTTGTTAGCCGAAGCGCGTAGCCTGCAAACCGATCTAACTCGACTAGCTGAAACCGCTGATACCAGTACTTCAGCCGGCCTTACCAAGATCCTACAAGAGACGACACTTTCTTTGCTGCGTCACCCAGAATATTGGGTCTACGCTGACATCGACTCAGACCAGACTCGTTTGCTATCGGCAGAGCAAGCCTTCAATCAACTTGCGATCGCCGAACGCAGTAAATTTACCCGTGAGAGCCTCTCCAACGTCAATGCTCAAATCTCGCAAGCGAAGTCAAAAGCTGCCCTTAATAGTAGCGGTGAGTTAGCTACGGCTGAAGATCCGGGTGAATACATCGTTGCTACCATTCTGGTTGCTAGTCAGGGCAAACTTAATTTGCCAAAGAATACGACGTCTACAGATGATGTTCGTCAAGCTATTAACAGAATTGGTTCTATCTCTAGCGAGCAGCTCATGGCGGTGGAGGTGCTTTGGACTCCCCAGGTTCCAGGTGAGACCCTTAGCGCAGACGAACTGATCGCTGAGTATCCAAACCTTCAGCTTGTGTAG
- the thiS gene encoding sulfur carrier protein ThiS translates to MISQTSPSEDIALQVNGETKFCLASTSLSDFLVQIGLNPRLIAIEYNGEILTRALWSETTLQPGDQLEIVTIVGGGASDV, encoded by the coding sequence ATGATTTCACAAACAAGCCCTTCAGAAGATATCGCGCTCCAGGTCAATGGAGAAACAAAGTTCTGCCTAGCCAGCACAAGTTTGTCAGATTTTCTAGTGCAGATTGGTTTAAACCCTCGGCTAATTGCCATCGAATACAACGGTGAAATTCTGACTAGGGCGCTGTGGTCAGAAACTACGCTACAGCCAGGAGATCAGCTAGAAATCGTCACTATCGTCGGCGGGGGTGCAAGCGATGTTTAG
- a CDS encoding thiamine phosphate synthase — MSKTNALLRILDANLDRAREGMRIIEEWCRFGLNDEATTAQLKNLRQTIAQWHTPEIRAARDTPGDMGTALTHTQESLRDSLGDVLQVNLARTQEALRVLEEYGKLYSQEMAAACKQMRYQLYTLDSQLMAKFPDTTDQGTRRMQQLARSRTYLVTSPVPDLLGVVESALKGGIAIVQYREKQADDNTRLQTAHQMKKLCHQYGALFVVNDRVDIAAASDADGVHLGQQDLPMEAARKVLGPSKIVGRSTTNPQELQRALDEGADYIGVGPVHETPTKPGKAASGNDYVRYAAAYATMPWFTIGGLNADNLGPTLAAGATRVAVVRALMEASDPSAVARSLVEQTQQQPIGT; from the coding sequence GTGTCAAAGACTAACGCTCTATTACGCATCCTAGATGCCAACCTTGACCGTGCCAGGGAAGGGATGCGCATCATCGAAGAATGGTGTCGGTTTGGTCTTAACGATGAGGCGACTACTGCTCAACTAAAGAATTTACGTCAAACCATTGCCCAATGGCATACCCCAGAGATTCGCGCTGCTAGAGATACGCCGGGTGATATGGGAACTGCGCTGACTCACACTCAAGAATCCTTACGAGATAGCTTAGGCGACGTGCTACAAGTCAACCTTGCTCGCACACAAGAAGCTCTACGGGTACTTGAAGAATACGGAAAACTCTACAGCCAAGAGATGGCCGCAGCCTGCAAGCAGATGCGCTATCAGCTTTACACGCTTGATAGTCAGCTAATGGCGAAATTCCCAGACACTACGGATCAAGGAACAAGACGAATGCAGCAATTGGCGCGATCGCGAACCTATCTTGTCACTTCTCCTGTTCCAGACTTACTAGGCGTGGTTGAATCGGCCCTAAAAGGAGGTATTGCTATCGTGCAATATCGCGAGAAGCAAGCGGATGATAATACTCGCCTCCAAACGGCTCATCAGATGAAGAAGCTATGTCACCAGTATGGCGCTCTATTTGTTGTGAATGATCGCGTTGATATCGCTGCTGCCTCGGATGCAGACGGGGTACATTTGGGACAACAGGATTTACCGATGGAGGCAGCTCGAAAGGTTCTAGGACCTAGCAAGATTGTGGGCCGCTCTACGACGAACCCCCAAGAACTACAGCGCGCGTTAGACGAAGGTGCTGACTATATTGGAGTTGGCCCCGTACATGAAACGCCGACAAAGCCAGGGAAAGCGGCTTCTGGTAACGACTATGTCCGCTATGCAGCGGCGTATGCCACAATGCCCTGGTTTACGATTGGAGGGCTAAACGCAGATAATCTTGGCCCGACGTTAGCAGCGGGCGCGACGAGGGTAGCCGTTGTCAGAGCGTTGATGGAGGCAAGCGACCCGAGCGCTGTCGCCCGTTCTTTGGTCGAGCAAACTCAACAGCAGCCTATTGGAACGTGA
- a CDS encoding DUF1565 domain-containing protein has protein sequence MALSLLAIGTSTEGSAAQALLLTPASSEVIATRATRTETSEAINKVAATESRTAGKRWDRQPSSARLAAQAQRVTANPTNNSFQTLHVDGETGSDQAVGTEAQPLKTVTRALEIAQPNTVIVLAPGRYSEASGEVFPLQLKPGVTIQGAPNSGEHTAIIEGGGQFTSPMRSHQNTAIIAADRAGIAQVAITNPKGYGVWVESTNPTILESVFIDNQQTGLYIASGSPRVQDSYFSGNRVAGVIVLGYSSALIHQNTFDDTGDAIRVLDGATPDIVANQITNNEAGLVIVGSARPTMRDNQISGNRRDDVVEVETSIRQPIPLPPLTSESEAEQATEQQATEQQDGENRSSIPLPVIEPTESSAIARPRITVNKPVTDVSASANNNRLAVPDNSIPIGSGNSNVIFSPPTSGTGGPPAPPSRAQSLGLYYRVFVETSDPFVQDDIRSVVPDAFRTRFEGRAMMQVGAFPTEEEAEARRRLLEENNYDALVEYIR, from the coding sequence TTGGCTTTAAGCCTATTGGCGATAGGCACAAGCACTGAAGGATCAGCTGCCCAAGCTTTGCTCTTAACCCCAGCTTCCTCTGAAGTAATAGCTACTAGAGCTACTAGGACCGAAACTAGCGAGGCTATAAATAAAGTCGCCGCTACGGAGTCTAGAACCGCTGGCAAACGCTGGGATAGACAGCCATCATCAGCACGGCTAGCCGCCCAGGCACAAAGAGTAACAGCAAACCCAACAAATAATAGCTTTCAGACATTGCATGTCGATGGCGAGACTGGTAGCGACCAAGCAGTTGGCACAGAAGCGCAGCCCTTGAAGACAGTAACTAGGGCACTAGAAATTGCTCAGCCTAATACTGTCATTGTGCTGGCCCCTGGACGCTATAGCGAAGCCTCTGGAGAGGTATTTCCCCTTCAGCTAAAGCCAGGCGTGACGATTCAGGGTGCACCCAATTCAGGTGAGCACACCGCCATCATCGAAGGGGGCGGTCAATTTACCAGCCCGATGCGATCGCACCAAAACACGGCTATTATCGCCGCTGATCGAGCTGGCATTGCTCAAGTTGCGATCACTAACCCTAAAGGCTACGGCGTATGGGTTGAATCTACTAATCCAACTATTTTAGAAAGTGTCTTCATTGACAATCAACAAACTGGACTATACATCGCCAGCGGTTCACCTAGAGTGCAAGATAGCTATTTTTCTGGCAATCGAGTAGCAGGTGTGATTGTTCTTGGGTATTCGAGCGCGCTGATTCACCAGAATACTTTTGACGATACGGGAGATGCCATTCGGGTATTAGACGGTGCTACTCCAGATATCGTGGCCAACCAGATTACTAATAATGAAGCTGGGCTGGTTATTGTTGGTAGCGCGCGGCCAACTATGCGAGACAATCAAATCTCAGGCAATCGTCGCGATGATGTTGTTGAAGTTGAGACTAGCATTCGCCAACCAATACCGCTGCCACCTCTCACTTCAGAATCTGAGGCCGAGCAGGCTACTGAACAGCAGGCTACTGAACAGCAAGATGGAGAAAACCGTAGTTCAATTCCGCTACCAGTGATTGAACCAACAGAGTCTTCAGCAATTGCTAGACCAAGAATAACAGTCAATAAACCTGTCACTGATGTCAGTGCATCGGCTAACAATAATCGTTTAGCTGTTCCTGATAATTCTATCCCAATCGGCAGCGGTAATTCTAATGTTATCTTTTCTCCGCCTACTAGTGGTACGGGTGGGCCGCCAGCGCCACCGTCTAGGGCTCAGAGTTTAGGTCTATACTATCGAGTGTTTGTTGAGACAAGCGACCCGTTCGTACAAGATGATATTCGCTCTGTCGTTCCTGATGCCTTTCGCACCCGGTTTGAAGGTCGAGCCATGATGCAAGTAGGAGCTTTCCCAACAGAAGAAGAAGCGGAGGCTAGGCGCAGATTATTAGAAGAGAACAACTATGACGCACTTGTTGAATACATCCGTTAG
- a CDS encoding serine/threonine-protein kinase translates to MYSSNLSDYRLLGIVGQGQFAQVYCAVYRRTGRLVAIKQVRHAKEKFSQEAAIHKRLDHPNIVKCHTASSQRLILDYSESGTLRSQLATTFSPLLTPGYLSFSIIKTIIADILQGLDYLHHHGIVHSDLKPENILLTRASPSRLVATISDFGCAHFLDQPNQSTTDIGSPFYAAPERFDGHSSIASDLYSVGVMLYELLVGDRPFSGTPQQLYQAHHAHSLSFPATLSASAQQLLLTALHKEPKHRFSSAIEMLSAFQALEFSSIKATVASSSNVATITFCQRPKPLTVDGITAPVDALIPLPQGCGIVSANSLHILTRKEKLISIARFRQSCWISVSPTGRWFVALPKTNKRKVRGMIGKLYQSGHKWSRAITPTGRLMTSLLSNLIQVIAIDARYFLQIRTAEEATRTYIECFTRRGQFIGELRINQTISQIVPTAMPYQLLALGTTSTDTPVALLINLKPFQVRTLYLPFTPLRIHPLAWGYLIVGSEKILLLDHTLQPVTWLKGLPNSRVIASLDNRRLLLANHATRPSLSVSDTSTLNLGLIF, encoded by the coding sequence TTGTATTCATCAAATCTTTCAGATTATCGGTTGCTGGGCATTGTTGGGCAAGGTCAGTTTGCTCAAGTTTACTGCGCGGTCTATCGACGGACGGGGCGGCTAGTTGCGATTAAACAAGTGCGTCATGCCAAAGAGAAATTCTCTCAAGAAGCTGCTATCCATAAGCGACTCGATCATCCCAACATCGTGAAATGTCATACGGCGTCGAGTCAGCGACTGATTCTAGACTATAGCGAGTCTGGGACTTTGCGATCGCAACTTGCAACCACCTTCTCTCCTCTACTTACTCCCGGCTATCTTTCCTTCTCCATTATCAAAACCATCATCGCAGATATCCTCCAAGGGCTTGACTATCTTCATCACCACGGCATCGTTCACAGCGATCTAAAACCTGAGAATATTCTTCTAACTAGAGCTTCACCCAGCAGGTTAGTCGCTACAATCAGCGATTTTGGCTGTGCTCATTTTCTCGATCAGCCCAATCAATCAACAACAGATATCGGCTCTCCTTTCTACGCAGCGCCAGAGCGATTTGACGGTCACTCCTCTATCGCCTCAGATCTATATTCTGTTGGTGTCATGCTTTATGAGCTATTAGTAGGTGATCGACCTTTTTCTGGAACACCTCAACAGCTTTATCAAGCTCATCATGCCCACTCTCTTTCTTTCCCGGCAACGCTCTCAGCGTCCGCCCAGCAGCTTCTATTAACTGCACTCCACAAAGAACCTAAGCATCGATTTTCCAGCGCGATAGAAATGCTCAGCGCCTTTCAGGCATTAGAATTTAGTTCGATCAAGGCAACTGTTGCAAGCTCTTCTAACGTTGCCACGATCACTTTCTGCCAGCGCCCCAAACCTCTCACTGTCGATGGAATTACTGCTCCTGTAGACGCTCTGATCCCACTCCCCCAGGGATGTGGAATTGTGAGTGCTAATTCTCTTCATATACTCACCAGAAAAGAAAAATTAATATCAATCGCTCGATTTAGACAGTCTTGCTGGATTTCAGTTTCGCCAACGGGAAGATGGTTTGTCGCACTGCCTAAGACAAATAAGCGGAAAGTGCGGGGCATGATCGGCAAACTATATCAATCTGGACATAAATGGAGTCGTGCTATTACGCCGACAGGGCGACTAATGACGTCCCTCTTGTCTAACCTTATTCAGGTCATTGCGATTGACGCTCGATACTTTCTACAAATCCGTACGGCCGAAGAAGCTACTAGAACCTATATAGAATGCTTTACCCGGCGGGGGCAGTTTATTGGCGAACTGCGTATCAACCAGACTATCAGCCAAATTGTGCCGACAGCTATGCCTTATCAGCTATTAGCACTTGGTACTACCTCCACGGATACACCTGTAGCGCTGCTGATTAATCTCAAGCCTTTCCAAGTTAGAACACTTTATCTGCCTTTTACCCCCCTCAGGATACACCCATTAGCCTGGGGCTATCTCATTGTAGGAAGTGAAAAGATTTTACTACTCGATCACACCTTGCAACCAGTTACATGGTTGAAAGGACTACCCAATTCGCGGGTAATTGCATCATTAGACAACCGCCGGCTCTTGTTAGCCAATCATGCTACCCGGCCATCTCTATCAGTTTCTGACACCAGCACACTGAATCTAGGACTCATCTTTTGA
- a CDS encoding rhodanese-like domain-containing protein has product MTNANSNLSETNVEVLAQRLADETKTVQLIDVREPSELEIASIPDFVNLPLSQFPIWSKTIHSQFDSETETIVMCHLGMRSAQMCQWLISQGFTNVKNLSGGIDAYSRRIDQSVALY; this is encoded by the coding sequence ATGACAAACGCTAATTCAAACCTGTCCGAAACCAACGTAGAAGTCCTGGCTCAACGTCTTGCAGACGAGACAAAGACAGTTCAACTCATCGATGTGCGCGAACCTAGCGAGCTAGAAATAGCCAGCATTCCAGACTTCGTAAATTTGCCTTTAAGTCAGTTTCCGATCTGGTCTAAGACCATTCATAGCCAGTTTGACTCTGAGACCGAAACGATTGTCATGTGTCATTTGGGTATGCGCTCAGCTCAAATGTGTCAGTGGCTAATCAGTCAGGGGTTCACGAACGTCAAGAATCTCTCGGGTGGTATAGATGCTTACAGTCGACGAATCGACCAGAGCGTAGCGCTTTATTAG